A section of the Phycodurus eques isolate BA_2022a chromosome 4, UOR_Pequ_1.1, whole genome shotgun sequence genome encodes:
- the si:ch211-79k12.1 gene encoding uncharacterized protein si:ch211-79k12.1: MDATFVVFQLVMASIVHGALLIRGPNQNIMEGDSVTLECLYSDNAFNISRVRFESFSELLVMWRPVWPTSWCFYDLNVEQVDDKMVLHVPHVAHFAEGIFRCVSDDHTLSAPNNASKTLSFKVHYLGEVHLSREGFSNFIGLPQELRVQRGDDVVLKCSASSSEEPDYCWYKEGDDWILPSSVITLKKVSDMDSGVYTCTVDHPTALLEKMRNISLVVLPGNVSNGMLGLLRYAGEAQGIVDLTPHTLRLRSAENAGWIGPHSGHLVLMTFGLPVLAAVLSACIYHRKKRAKRKPIDDRSQTKPIYKDSTEALHSNSRDKQPLVAV, translated from the exons GTGCGTTGCTCATTCGAGGCCCGAACCAGAACATTATGGAAGGTGACAGCGTCACGTTGGAGTgcctgtactcagacaatgcgTTCAACATCAGTCGGGTGAGGTTTGAAAGCTTCTCAGAG CTCCTCGTGATGTGGCGCCCAGTGTGGCCGACCTCTTGGTGCTTTTACGACCTGAATGTGGAGCAGGTGGATGACAAAATGGTGCTGCACGTTCCCCATGTTGCCCACTTTGCGGAGGGGATCTTCCGCTGCGTGTCGGACGACCACACGCTGAGTGCACCGAACAACGCCTCCAAGACGCTGTCCTTCAAAGTGCACT ATCTGGGAGAGGTGCATCTATCCAGGGAGGGCTTCAGCAACTTCATCGGTCTGCCACAGGAGCTTCGCGTACAGCGAGGAGACGACGTGGTGCTCAAGTGCTCGGCCAGCTCCTCGGAAGAGCCCGACTATTGCTGGTACAAGGAG GGTGATGACTGGATCCTGCCATCGTCCGTGATAACACTAAAGAAAGTGAGCGACATGGACAGCGGCGTGTACACGTGCACAGTGGACCATCCCACAGCGTTGCTCGAAAAAATGCGCAACATTAGCCTGGTTGTTCTGCCTG GAAATGTTTCAAATGGTATGTTGGGATTGCTACGATATGCGGGGGAAGCTCAGGGCATCGTTGACTTGACACCTCACACTCTACGGCTCCGATCCGCAGAGAACGCCGGTTGGATTGGACCCCACAGCGGCCATCTCGTGCTGATGACCTTCGGCCTCCCGGTGCTCGCCGCCGTGTTGAGTGCGTGCATATACCACAGGAAGAAGAGAGccaagagaaaacccat TGATGACCGGTCCCAGACCAAGCCCATCTACAAGGACAGCACAGAGGCTCTCCACTCAAACAGCCGAGACAAACAGCCTCTCGTCGCGGTGTGA